The nucleotide sequence AAAGACACTTATGAATAAGTCTgtgaatttataaaatttttatttttatgtatatatacaaattgaaacaaaaaaggGGGTCTAttattgtattatatttaattgtgAGTATAGTcaagcatatttttttcgtgacctttttttgtttctctTTTTCGCTTTTGCTTAACGGTTTTGTATATGCACCTGTACATCCGTTACCCTGTTTGAAAGCATTGTAGAAagcttttaaaaaattagaaaaaaatctgaaaaaaaattagaaaaaaaatcagaaaaaaaacagaaaatAAGTATATCCTTATTTGACCTGAGCATATTTAACAAACTTCAAACCAACGCAgtcttttaattatttgatttgCACTACCAAATTATACAATcagatatatatacaaaaatagtagaaaaaaaaaaataaaaaaaaatataaaaaaataaaaataacagaTAAGAGCGTATAGTATGGGTTTTCTAAAAATTGGAACTCCTTTAAGTTGGGAAGATGTACATAATGTCAAGTCATTAATCAGATTATATGGAATATTACAATTTGttcattcatataattgtaATAAAGATCGAAATGATGAACATATTATGTTTGGAGATGAAATTGAATATATAGTTATAAGGaatgatgataaattaaaagaatcATCTGCACTTTTATGTGCTACTGATTTGATTGATGAAATGATGAATTTAGAAAGTGGGACTGATTGTCAATATGGATCTCATTGGACTCCTGAATATTCTTCCTTTACAATTGAAGGTACACCATCTGTACCATTTAAATTTGAATTgaattctttatattttatcgaACATTGCATGAAAATtcgaagaaataaattaaataatgttttaAGTGGCTTACCAGGTGTTCGAGTCATAACATTGCCATGCTACCCTAACGTACTTTTAGATAACAGTCTCATGATGGCAAAAAGAATCAAccttgaaaataaaaaacaaaaaaaaaatgaaaaacatAAACAAGAAATAGTAGACACATCTcctataaattataactCCATACAAATTGATAAAACAATTCAAGAGCCAGAAAATGGAGAAGAAAAACATGACGAAAATCGTAACGAAAATGAAGCACAAAAACAAACTTCTcaaaaaagtgaaaataaaaatattagcaTTGATATTATATCTGATATTGacgaaaataaatcaaCCCATTTTGTTAGTTCCGATATTGCTcaacataaatatgatgaCTTTTTAATTCCTGATATATCTATGGATGGTGGtgatagtaataatagGAAGGATGCGAAAAATGACGAAGCTATTTACAAAGGGGATGCTTCCAATGAAAATGTAGACATCGAAGGAGAAGATAATAGTTATATGTCAACAATAAAAGAAGAttcaatatttaaatgtgaattatttaaaccAGAAATGACAAAAGAATATAGTAATAGTTGTTTAGTTACAGATATGGTTATTAGTCCTCATTCAAGATATGTCACATtaactaaaaatataagaaaaagaCGAGGAACAAAagttatatcatttaatgaaatatataaagatgTACATACAgaaaatatggatatatGGAAACTATCTttagataaaaatgatgagaaactttttaaaaaaaaattaaaaaaaaaaacgttaGATGGTCATCTCATTTGGAATAAATCAATGacaaatgaaaagaaaagtgaaaaaacaaatgaaataaaaaatgcagaaaatgataaaaccGAATTATTAGACAAGGTAATAAAACATAGTCTGTTTAGTAACATAgatgatgatgaagatTATGTATATTCTTATAATCGTGAATTTATAGAagaatattcaaaaaaatgtaaatatccaattaaaaattatgtatatttagaTGCTATGTTTTTTGGTATGAGTATGTGTTGTCAGCAAGTTACAATGTCTTTTCAAACAATTAATGAtgcaaaatatgtatatgatCAGCTAGCTGTTATTGCACCATTATTTTTAGCTATAACAGCATGTACACCCTATTTAGGTGGATTCTTAACCGAAACAGATGCACGATGGAGAGTTATATCAAATAGTGTCGATTGTAGAACTGAAGATGAATTGTCCTACATTTCAAAACCAAGATATTCAGGAATATCTCTATACATATCTGATGAAGCtccattaaaaaaaaattattatttttacaatgaTATTgatattgttttaaataaaaatgtctatgataaattaataaaagaaaatgttgATGAATATTTGGCTAGACATATTGCATCATTATTTGTTCGTGACCCAATTGTAGTATTTGAAGGTTCATTTAGTGAACAAGATATTagtacaataaaaaatattataaacgaaaaaaatgaaaatggtAATAATTCTAAAATGTggaatgaaaatgaaatgaataaaatatatttaagtgacgattttgaatttttagaagattataaagaaaaagtaTTATCATCACATCaacattttgaaaatttccAAAGTACAAATTGGAATAGTGTACGATTTAAACCACCACCAATATtagataataattatttaaatggtCCTAGTTCAATTGGATGGAGAGTTGAATTTCGAACTCCTGATATTCAAATAACAGATTTTGAAAATGCTTCTGTTGTTGCATTAATTATGGTATTatctaaatttatattaaaaaataaattaaatttatatatacctaTGTCGAAATTAGAAGAAAATCTATTTCGATCATCTAAGCGTGATGCAATATTAAAGGAAAAATTTTACTTCCGAAATGATATAAACTATGATACAtctaataatgatatagaagaaaaaagtatttacgaaatattttttaataaaaataatggaattttatatttatgttctttatatattgaaGAACAATTTGAACAAGGTCTAATCAACTTATcagcaaaaaataaaattaatgaatatatacaatttattGAATTAAGATGTAAAGGTGAAATATCTACAGGGGCGTcatttttaagaaaatttattttaaaccATCCATcctatgaaaaaaattcatatataaacaatcaAATTAATTATGATCTATGTAAATTAATATCTGATATAGGTAAAGGTGAAATTGCTCCTCACGAATTATTAGGTGGTTTTGTTGATCCACATAAAGAGAgaatcaaaaataatttaagaCGAATTAGTAAAAgacaatatttaaaatcgttagcatataaatttatttctgGTGAAGACTATACACAATATCTTCTCCTTAATGAAGATCTAAAGCATGATAAAGATTTCTATATTCAAAGCAAACATACAAATTATGAAGAATCTGATGAATCCATTGATGATAACATGCTTGAGTTtgggaaaaaattataccaATTCAGTGCATAGCCATCGCTTTAACCGCCCCTTTACCCATGCCACCATTTTTAGCAGCCATTTTTTCAACCTGTTCAAcgttttcgttttttttcattttttccacTTTTTCCACTTTTTCCACCCACCCCGAGTTTGTTGCATTTGCATGCCTCCCACAACTAAACTCCATTCATCGTAAACGCGTTAAGTTTAATTCGCGAAAATGCAGAGTACTGCTTGAGTGCCCCAATTATGAAAGCGTAATTTCTTTATTGATTGTTTTAAATGgtctttttgtttttaaataaaaaataaaatagcatacatacacacatatatgtaaCATAAGAAATacattacatatatacatctTAAGtggcataaaaaaaatacacaaatGACGTAAATAAGCTATATATAAGATAAAGATATATCGGGAAAAAAAAGTACACACACAATATAAGTAGTGCATATATGACTATGTTTCTtcatttgtatattatagtGTATTGATTATTTTAAGTAAGGAATAAACAtgatttttgtttattatttttatattaaattaattaatcaTCATTATCTTTTCCGTCTTCGTCATCTTCATCATCTTCATTTTCGTCATCCTCATCCTCgtcttcattttcatcatcatcatcttCATCTTCGTCATCGTCATCATCAAAATCTTCATCAAAGTCATCAAAGTCTTCTAATCCTAAATAATAGGATAATGGATTATGCCATATTTCTCTTCGAATAATTTCTCCAAGGTCTGGTTTGTCATGTAATTCTTCAGTTGTAAACCATTCGAAAACCGACCATTTGGGCATTTCATTATCTATATCTATTCTACTATTAGATACAGCTGCTATTGGATTTTTTCCATCTTTCCATTTAATTCTTGTACATTCAACTACTTTTTCTTgattattatcaaatgtTACATGTTTAACTAAAACTAATGGCTCCATATATTCTTTAGCCTTGTCACTAAATGTGAATGTTATTTTGTATGATCCATTATTATCCatattatcttttaaatCGAGTGTTGTTAAATGATTTAAGATATCTATATCTTCAGGTACGATGTCACTTAATGCTGGATGTTTTCTTAATGTGTTTGCCCAAAAGCATGGAactttttgtattattacatCTCTCTTATCGAAAAGGGGTTTCTTCTTTTCGTCGTATTGCTTCTGGATGTTCATTTGCTCATGTGCGCACTTTATATCTAATTGTTCGATGTCCTTTTGAACTGAAGGGAGGAAAAAAAGAGGTTCATGAATACTTATGTAAACGTGATACATATGGAGGCATGACCATGACCAATATGGTCgtatcaatattttttttttttttttttttttttttttcatttcttaCTGTCTTCAAAGTCTTTTATAAATGGTATCAAGggatcatcattttcaatttttctGTAAAAGGGgaagagaaaaaaagtGAGTATGCAGTTTTGTGGGTAggagaaaaaattatgtgcATAAACAtccatattttgttatgcCCTTGGCAACTGTGCATATATAGTAGTGTGAATATTGGCTATGTTGGA is from Plasmodium chabaudi chabaudi strain AS genome assembly, chromosome: 8 and encodes:
- a CDS encoding gamma-glutamylcysteine synthetase, putative, which encodes MGFLKIGTPLSWEDVHNVKSLIRLYGILQFVHSYNCNKDRNDEHIMFGDEIEYIVIRNDDKLKESSALLCATDLIDEMMNLESGTDCQYGSHWTPEYSSFTIEGTPSVPFKFELNSLYFIEHCMKIRRNKLNNVLSGLPGVRVITLPCYPNVLLDNSLMMAKRINLENKKQKKNEKHKQEIVDTSPINYNSIQIDKTIQEPENGEEKHDENRNENEAQKQTSQKSENKNISIDIISDIDENKSTHFVSSDIAQHKYDDFLIPDISMDGGDSNNRKDAKNDEAIYKGDASNENVDIEGEDNSYMSTIKEDSIFKCELFKPEMTKEYSNSCLVTDMVISPHSRYVTLTKNIRKRRGTKVISFNEIYKDVHTENMDIWKLSLDKNDEKLFKKKLKKKTLDGHLIWNKSMTNEKKSEKTNEIKNAENDKTELLDKVIKHSLFSNIDDDEDYVYSYNREFIEEYSKKCKYPIKNYVYLDAMFFGMSMCCQQVTMSFQTINDAKYVYDQLAVIAPLFLAITACTPYLGGFLTETDARWRVISNSVDCRTEDELSYISKPRYSGISLYISDEAPLKKNYYFYNDIDIVLNKNVYDKLIKENVDEYLARHIASLFVRDPIVVFEGSFSEQDISTIKNIINEKNENGNNSKMWNENEMNKIYLSDDFEFLEDYKEKVLSSHQHFENFQSTNWNSVRFKPPPILDNNYLNGPSSIGWRVEFRTPDIQITDFENASVVALIMVLSKFILKNKLNLYIPMSKLEENLFRSSKRDAILKEKFYFRNDINYDTSNNDIEEKSIYEIFFNKNNGILYLCSLYIEEQFEQGLINLSAKNKINEYIQFIELRCKGEISTGASFLRKFILNHPSYEKNSYINNQINYDLCKLISDIGKGEIAPHELLGGFVDPHKERIKNNLRRISKRQYLKSLAYKFISGEDYTQYLLLNEDLKHDKDFYIQSKHTNYEESDESIDDNMLEFGKKLYQFSA
- a CDS encoding nucleosome assembly protein, putative translates to MKRDRSENSVENTTDPKHTKIENDDPLIPFIKDFEDIQKDIEQLDIKCAHEQMNIQKQYDEKKKPLFDKRDVIIQKVPCFWANTLRKHPALSDIVPEDIDILNHLTTLDLKDNMDNNGSYKITFTFSDKAKEYMEPLVLVKHVTFDNNQEKVVECTRIKWKDGKNPIAAVSNSRIDIDNEMPKWSVFEWFTTEELHDKPDLGEIIRREIWHNPLSYYLGLEDFDDFDEDFDDDDDEDEDDDDENEDEDEDDENEDDEDDEDGKDNDD